One Azospirillum brasilense DNA window includes the following coding sequences:
- the scpA gene encoding methylmalonyl-CoA mutase codes for MSEFPKKTQADWQTLATKDLGANGTLEDLVWKTPEGLDVKALYTAADLEGLELDSLPGFPPFTRGPRATMYAVKPWTIRQYAGFSTAEDSNAFYKANLKAGQMGLSVAFDLATHRGYDSDHPRVVGDVGKAGVAIDSVEDMKILFDGIPLDKMSVSMTMNGAVLPILAGYIVAAEEQGVSQDKLSGTIQNDILKEFMVRNTYIYPPEPSMRIIADIIEYTALNMPKFNSISISGYHMQEAGATAVQELAFTIADGLEYVRAAMSKGLPVDKFAPRLSFFFSIGMNFFMEIAKLRAARLLWSTLMKQKFDPKDARSLALRTHCQTSGVSLTEQDPYNNVIRTTIEAMAAVLGGTQSLHTNAFDEALGLPTKFSARIARNTQLIIAEESGVTNVVDPLGGSYYIENLTHSLANAALDLINKVEDLGGMTKAVDSGMPKLLIEEAAARRQARVDRAEEVIVGVNKYRPENPEMVDVLDIDNTAVRESQIARLNQVRANRDDAKCRAALEALTKAATEKSGNLLALAVEATRARATVGEISDALEKAFTRHVAVIRSVSGVYGAAYEGDEGFKRIQEEVSAFAAEEGRRPRILVVKMGQDGHDRGAKVIATSFADIGFDVDIGPLFQTPEEAARQAVENDVHVIGVSSQAAGHKTLVPQLVEELRRQGAGDILVVCGGVIPPQDYDYLYKAGAAAIYGPGTNIPKAASDILGILRKQKAAA; via the coding sequence ATGAGCGAGTTCCCGAAGAAGACCCAGGCCGACTGGCAGACCCTGGCCACCAAGGACCTGGGCGCCAACGGGACGCTCGAAGACCTCGTCTGGAAGACTCCGGAGGGTCTGGACGTCAAGGCGCTCTATACCGCCGCCGATCTGGAAGGGCTGGAGCTGGACAGCCTGCCCGGCTTCCCGCCCTTCACCCGCGGCCCGCGCGCCACGATGTACGCGGTGAAGCCCTGGACCATCCGCCAGTACGCCGGCTTCTCGACCGCCGAGGACTCCAATGCCTTCTACAAGGCGAACCTGAAGGCCGGGCAGATGGGCCTGTCGGTCGCCTTCGACCTCGCCACCCACCGCGGCTATGACAGCGACCACCCGCGCGTGGTCGGCGACGTGGGCAAGGCCGGCGTCGCCATCGACAGCGTCGAGGACATGAAGATCCTCTTCGACGGCATCCCGCTCGACAAGATGTCGGTGTCGATGACCATGAACGGCGCGGTGCTGCCGATCCTCGCCGGCTACATCGTCGCGGCGGAGGAGCAAGGTGTCAGCCAGGACAAGCTGAGCGGGACCATTCAGAACGACATCCTCAAGGAGTTCATGGTCCGCAACACCTATATCTACCCGCCCGAACCCTCGATGCGGATCATCGCGGACATCATCGAGTACACGGCGCTGAACATGCCGAAGTTCAACTCGATCTCGATTTCCGGCTATCACATGCAGGAAGCCGGGGCGACGGCGGTGCAGGAGCTGGCCTTCACCATCGCCGACGGCCTCGAATATGTCCGCGCCGCCATGTCCAAAGGGCTGCCGGTCGACAAGTTCGCGCCGCGCCTGTCCTTCTTCTTCTCCATCGGCATGAACTTCTTCATGGAGATCGCCAAGCTGCGCGCCGCGCGCCTGCTGTGGTCGACCCTGATGAAGCAGAAGTTCGACCCGAAGGACGCCCGCTCGCTGGCGCTGCGCACCCACTGCCAGACCTCCGGCGTCTCGCTGACCGAGCAGGACCCCTACAACAACGTCATCCGCACCACCATCGAGGCGATGGCCGCGGTGCTGGGCGGCACCCAGTCGCTGCACACCAACGCCTTCGACGAGGCGCTGGGCCTGCCGACCAAATTCTCCGCCCGCATTGCCCGCAACACCCAGCTCATCATCGCCGAGGAGTCGGGCGTCACCAACGTGGTCGATCCGCTGGGCGGTTCCTACTACATCGAGAACCTGACCCACAGCCTCGCCAACGCCGCGCTTGACCTCATCAACAAGGTCGAGGATCTGGGCGGCATGACCAAGGCGGTGGACAGCGGCATGCCCAAGCTGCTGATCGAGGAGGCCGCCGCCCGCCGGCAGGCCCGCGTCGACCGCGCCGAGGAGGTGATCGTCGGTGTCAACAAGTACCGTCCGGAAAATCCCGAAATGGTCGACGTGCTCGACATCGACAACACGGCGGTCCGCGAATCCCAGATCGCCCGCCTCAATCAGGTCCGCGCCAACCGCGACGACGCCAAGTGCCGCGCCGCCCTGGAGGCGCTGACCAAGGCCGCCACGGAGAAGTCCGGCAACCTGCTGGCCCTGGCGGTTGAGGCCACCCGCGCCCGCGCGACGGTCGGCGAGATTTCCGACGCGCTGGAGAAGGCCTTCACCCGCCATGTGGCGGTCATCCGCTCGGTTTCCGGCGTCTACGGCGCCGCCTACGAGGGCGACGAGGGCTTCAAGAGGATCCAGGAGGAGGTATCCGCCTTCGCCGCCGAGGAGGGCCGCCGCCCGCGCATCCTCGTCGTGAAGATGGGCCAGGACGGTCACGACCGCGGCGCCAAGGTGATCGCCACCAGCTTCGCCGACATCGGCTTCGACGTGGACATCGGACCGCTGTTCCAGACCCCGGAGGAGGCCGCCCGTCAGGCGGTGGAGAACGACGTGCACGTCATCGGCGTGTCGTCCCAGGCCGCCGGCCACAAGACGTTGGTCCCGCAGCTGGTCGAGGAACTGCGCCGCCAGGGCGCCGGGGACATCCTGGTCGTCTGCGGCGGCGTCATCCCGCCTCAGGACTACGACTACCTCTACAAGGCGGGCGCCGCGGCCATCTACGGCCCCGGCACCAACATCCCGAAGGCCGCCTCCGACATCCTGGGTATCCTGCGCAAGCAGAAGGCCGCGGCGTAA
- a CDS encoding biotin transporter BioY: MAFANTLSQRAASLLETVAPRGGLLTAATAAVLGSLLLAASAKVQVPFWPVPMTMQSMVVILLGMAYGSRLATATVLLYLLEGLAGLPVFAGPGAGPAYMAGPTAGYLLGFVLAAGVTGWLAERGWDRSPVKAVGALAIGHALLFVPGVAWMAVLFGGEKAVALGLTPFLAATVLKTALGAAIMQAAWKIVARRSQG; this comes from the coding sequence ATGGCTTTCGCAAACACGCTTTCGCAGCGTGCCGCTTCGCTTCTCGAGACGGTCGCCCCCCGGGGCGGCCTGCTCACCGCCGCCACCGCGGCGGTTCTGGGCAGCCTGCTCCTGGCCGCCTCGGCCAAGGTGCAGGTGCCCTTCTGGCCGGTTCCGATGACGATGCAGAGCATGGTCGTCATCCTGCTCGGCATGGCCTACGGCAGCCGCCTCGCCACGGCGACGGTCCTGCTGTACCTGCTGGAAGGCCTCGCCGGTCTGCCGGTCTTCGCCGGTCCGGGCGCCGGCCCGGCCTACATGGCCGGCCCGACCGCCGGCTACCTGCTGGGCTTCGTCCTGGCCGCCGGCGTCACCGGCTGGCTGGCCGAGCGCGGCTGGGACCGCAGCCCGGTCAAGGCCGTCGGCGCCCTGGCGATCGGCCATGCCCTGCTGTTCGTTCCGGGCGTGGCCTGGATGGCCGTCCTGTTCGGCGGCGAGAAGGCCGTCGCGCTGGGCCTGACGCCGTTCCTCGCCGCCACGGTGCTGAAGACCGCGCTGGGTGCCGCGATCATGCAGGCCGCCTGGAAGATCGTCGCCCGCCGGTCGCAGGGCTGA
- a CDS encoding acetyl-CoA carboxylase biotin carboxylase subunit gives MFSKILIANRGEIACRVIRTARRLGIKTVAVYSDADKNALHVEMADEAVHIGAAPSAQSYLLIDRIVDACKKTGAQAVHPGYGFLSEKREFQEALAAAGVAFIGPDAHAIQAMGDKIESKKLAKAAGVSTVPGYLGVIADDSEAVTIARDIGYPVMIKASAGGGGKGMRVAWNDEEAREGFRSAQNEARSSFADDRVFVEKYIQQPRHIEIQVLADGQGTALYLGERECSIQRRHQKVIEEAPSPFLDAATRKAMGEQAVALSRAVDYKSAGTVEFIVDAERNFYFLEMNTRLQVEHPVTELVTGLDLVELMIRVAAGEKLTLKQDDIKLHGWAIESRVYAEDPFRNFLPSTGRLTHYRPPSEDPHVRVDTGVYEGGEISMYYDPMIAKLCSWGSTRDAAIARMREALDQYYIRGVSHNIPFLASLMANQRFVEGRLTTNFIAEEYPTGFHASDLPPDDPAILIAVAAVIHRCLNDRDIQISGKMPGNKVRVRDDWVVVMDGAQHPVHVHPTDGSPQRIGYTVDFEGKHHVVWSDWTLGQPLFRGTVNGAHVCVQVDRVGVGYRLSHSGSQALVKVLTPNAARLDALMPVKAPPDMSKFLLSPMPGLLVSVAVTEGQEVKAGEVLAVVEAMKMENILRAAQDGTVSKVHATPGSSLAVDQKILEFA, from the coding sequence CTGTTCTCAAAGATCCTGATCGCGAACCGCGGCGAGATCGCCTGCCGCGTCATCCGCACGGCGCGCCGCCTGGGCATCAAGACGGTCGCCGTCTATTCGGACGCCGACAAGAACGCCCTGCACGTCGAGATGGCCGACGAGGCCGTCCACATCGGCGCCGCCCCCTCGGCGCAGAGCTACCTGCTGATCGACCGCATCGTCGACGCCTGCAAGAAGACCGGCGCCCAGGCCGTCCATCCCGGCTACGGCTTCCTGTCCGAGAAGCGCGAGTTCCAGGAGGCGCTGGCCGCCGCCGGTGTCGCCTTCATCGGCCCGGACGCCCACGCCATCCAGGCCATGGGCGACAAGATCGAGTCCAAGAAGCTGGCCAAGGCCGCGGGCGTCAGCACGGTGCCCGGCTATCTGGGCGTCATCGCCGACGACAGCGAGGCGGTGACCATCGCCCGCGACATCGGCTACCCGGTGATGATCAAGGCGTCGGCCGGCGGCGGCGGCAAGGGCATGCGCGTGGCCTGGAACGACGAGGAGGCCCGCGAAGGCTTCCGCTCGGCCCAGAACGAGGCGCGCTCCTCCTTCGCCGACGACCGCGTCTTCGTCGAGAAGTACATCCAGCAGCCGCGCCACATCGAGATCCAGGTGTTGGCGGACGGGCAGGGCACGGCGCTCTATCTGGGCGAGCGCGAATGCTCGATCCAGCGCCGCCACCAGAAGGTCATCGAAGAGGCGCCGTCGCCCTTCCTCGACGCCGCCACCCGCAAGGCGATGGGCGAGCAGGCCGTGGCCCTGTCCCGCGCCGTGGACTACAAGTCCGCCGGCACGGTCGAGTTCATCGTCGACGCAGAGCGCAACTTCTACTTCCTGGAGATGAACACCCGCCTCCAGGTGGAGCATCCGGTCACCGAGCTGGTCACCGGCCTCGACCTCGTCGAGCTGATGATCCGCGTCGCGGCGGGCGAGAAGCTCACTCTGAAGCAGGACGACATCAAGCTGCACGGCTGGGCCATCGAATCCCGCGTCTACGCCGAGGACCCCTTCCGCAACTTCCTGCCCTCCACCGGCCGGCTGACCCACTACCGTCCGCCGTCGGAGGACCCGCATGTCCGCGTCGACACCGGCGTCTACGAGGGCGGCGAGATCTCCATGTACTACGACCCCATGATCGCCAAGCTGTGCAGCTGGGGTTCGACGCGCGACGCCGCCATCGCCCGCATGCGCGAGGCGCTGGACCAGTATTACATCCGCGGCGTCAGCCACAACATCCCGTTCCTCGCCTCGCTGATGGCCAACCAGCGCTTCGTCGAAGGTCGGCTGACCACCAACTTCATCGCCGAGGAATACCCGACCGGCTTCCACGCCTCCGACCTGCCGCCGGACGACCCGGCGATCCTGATCGCCGTCGCCGCGGTGATCCACCGCTGCCTGAACGACCGCGACATCCAGATCTCCGGCAAGATGCCGGGCAACAAGGTCCGGGTACGCGACGACTGGGTCGTCGTGATGGACGGTGCGCAGCATCCGGTCCATGTCCACCCGACGGACGGCAGCCCGCAGCGCATCGGCTACACCGTCGATTTCGAGGGCAAGCACCATGTGGTGTGGAGCGACTGGACGCTCGGCCAGCCCCTGTTCCGCGGCACGGTGAATGGCGCGCATGTCTGCGTCCAGGTGGACCGCGTCGGCGTCGGCTACCGCCTGTCCCACTCCGGCAGCCAAGCGCTGGTCAAGGTGCTGACTCCGAACGCCGCGCGGCTCGACGCGCTGATGCCGGTGAAGGCGCCGCCGGACATGTCGAAGTTCCTGTTGTCTCCGATGCCCGGCCTGCTCGTCTCGGTCGCCGTGACCGAGGGGCAGGAGGTCAAGGCCGGCGAGGTGCTGGCCGTGGTCGAGGCGATGAAGATGGAAAACATCCTGCGCGCGGCGCAGGATGGCACGGTGTCCAAGGTGCACGCGACGCCCGGCTCCAGCCTGGCGGTCGATCAGAAGATCCTGGAGTTCGCGTGA
- a CDS encoding acyl-CoA carboxylase subunit beta — protein MQEILAKLDAMRSGARLGGGEKRVAAQHAKGKLTARERIELFLDEGSFEEFDMFVQHRCNDFGMEGQKVPGDGVVTGHGTVNGRLVFVFSQDFTVFGGSLSEAHAEKICKIMDQAMKVGAPVIGLNDSGGARIQEGVASLGGYAEVFQRNVNASGVIPQISLIMGPCAGGAVYSPAMTDFIFMVKDSSYMFVTGPDVVKTVTHEVVTAEELGGAITHSSKSGVADMAFENDVEALLQLRRFIDFLPASNRERAPERPCTDPIDRDDLSLDTLVPENPNKPYDMKELILKTVDEGDFFELQPDYAKNIIIGFGRMNGSTVGIVANQPMVLAGCLDIDSSKKAARFVRFCDAFEIPILTLVDVPGFMPGTSQEYGGIIKHGAKLLFAYAEATVPKITVITRKAYGGAYDVMASKHLRGDINYAWPSAEIAVMGPKGAVEIIFRGDIGDTAKIEARTEEYRQKFANPFVAASRGYIDDVIMPHGTRRRVIKALSMLKNKQLQNPWRKHDNIPL, from the coding sequence ATGCAAGAAATTCTGGCCAAGTTGGATGCCATGCGCTCCGGTGCGCGGCTGGGCGGCGGCGAAAAGCGCGTCGCCGCGCAGCACGCCAAGGGCAAGCTGACCGCGCGGGAGCGCATCGAACTGTTCCTCGACGAAGGCTCGTTCGAGGAGTTCGACATGTTCGTGCAGCACCGCTGCAACGACTTCGGCATGGAAGGCCAGAAGGTTCCCGGCGACGGCGTGGTCACCGGTCACGGCACGGTGAACGGGCGTCTCGTCTTCGTCTTCAGCCAGGACTTCACCGTCTTCGGCGGCTCGCTGTCGGAAGCCCACGCCGAGAAGATCTGCAAGATCATGGATCAGGCGATGAAGGTCGGGGCTCCGGTCATCGGCCTGAACGATTCCGGCGGCGCCCGCATCCAGGAGGGCGTGGCCTCGCTCGGCGGCTACGCCGAGGTGTTCCAGCGCAACGTCAACGCCTCGGGCGTCATCCCGCAGATCTCGCTGATCATGGGGCCGTGCGCCGGCGGTGCCGTCTATTCGCCGGCCATGACCGACTTCATCTTCATGGTGAAGGACAGCTCCTACATGTTCGTGACCGGCCCCGACGTGGTGAAGACGGTCACGCACGAGGTGGTGACGGCGGAGGAGCTGGGCGGGGCGATCACCCATTCCAGCAAGTCCGGCGTCGCCGACATGGCCTTCGAGAACGATGTCGAGGCTCTGCTCCAGCTCCGCCGCTTCATCGACTTCCTGCCGGCCTCCAACCGCGAGCGGGCGCCGGAGCGTCCCTGCACCGACCCGATCGACCGCGACGACCTGTCGCTCGACACGCTGGTGCCGGAGAACCCGAACAAACCCTACGATATGAAGGAGCTGATCCTCAAGACGGTCGACGAGGGCGACTTCTTCGAGCTTCAGCCGGACTATGCCAAGAACATCATCATCGGCTTCGGCCGCATGAACGGCAGCACGGTCGGCATCGTCGCCAACCAGCCGATGGTGCTCGCCGGCTGCCTGGACATCGACAGCTCCAAGAAGGCCGCGCGCTTCGTGCGCTTCTGCGACGCCTTCGAGATTCCGATCCTGACCCTGGTGGACGTCCCCGGCTTCATGCCCGGCACCTCGCAGGAGTACGGCGGCATCATCAAGCACGGCGCCAAGCTGCTGTTCGCCTACGCCGAGGCCACCGTGCCGAAGATCACCGTCATCACGCGCAAGGCCTACGGCGGCGCCTATGACGTGATGGCGTCCAAGCATCTGCGCGGCGACATCAACTACGCGTGGCCGTCGGCGGAGATCGCGGTGATGGGGCCGAAGGGCGCGGTGGAGATCATCTTCCGCGGCGACATCGGCGACACCGCCAAGATCGAGGCGCGCACCGAGGAGTACCGGCAGAAGTTCGCCAACCCGTTCGTGGCGGCGTCGCGCGGCTACATCGATGACGTCATCATGCCGCACGGCACCCGCCGGCGCGTCATCAAGGCGCTGTCCATGCTGAAGAACAAGCAGCTCCAGAACCCCTGGCGCAAGCACGACAACATCCCGCTCTGA
- a CDS encoding helix-turn-helix domain-containing protein, which produces MQKLFLGYKLRRLREQRGLTQAALAKTLDLSPSYLNQIENNQRPLTLPVLLKISAVFEVDLSNFVEDEDSRLVADLREALADPLFAGAPLTNAELRSAVGSSPELARRVLSLHQAYQKLHERVQSLADSLSNQEPSDAFAGPQFPYEEVRDYFHYCNNYIGPLDEAAENLWNTEKIHSGALLNELAAYLKRRHDVRVKIVADDGETAMRSYDGSTGTLRLSALLNGPSRAFHMAHQIALLGFGDVIEERVAQAKFSSEDARSICRVGLANYFAGALVLPYRAFAAQARALRHDVEQLQSRFGASFEQVCHRLSTLQRPGARGLPFYFVRVDMAGNITKRHSATRFHFARFGGACPLWNVHEAFAQPGKILVQFATMPDRTTYIGIARTVTKRGGAYLKPSRQFAVGLGCEATHANEIVYAAGIDTSNEAAAVPIGVNCRICERTDCQQRAFPPIGSQLSVDEHHRSFVPYLFTQEGRTVEKA; this is translated from the coding sequence ATGCAGAAGCTCTTCCTCGGCTACAAGCTCCGCCGCCTGCGCGAACAGCGCGGACTGACCCAGGCGGCGCTGGCCAAGACGCTGGACCTGTCGCCGAGCTACCTGAACCAGATCGAGAACAACCAGCGCCCGCTGACCCTGCCGGTGCTGCTGAAGATCTCCGCCGTGTTCGAGGTCGATCTGTCCAATTTCGTGGAGGACGAAGACAGCCGTCTCGTCGCCGACCTGCGCGAGGCCCTGGCCGACCCGCTGTTCGCCGGGGCACCGCTGACCAACGCCGAACTGCGCAGCGCCGTCGGCTCCAGCCCGGAGCTGGCCCGCCGCGTGCTGAGCCTGCATCAGGCCTATCAGAAGCTTCACGAGCGGGTGCAGTCGCTGGCCGACAGCCTGTCCAACCAGGAGCCGAGCGACGCCTTCGCCGGACCGCAGTTCCCCTACGAGGAGGTCCGCGACTACTTCCACTACTGCAACAACTACATCGGCCCGCTGGACGAGGCCGCGGAAAATCTTTGGAACACGGAGAAGATCCACTCCGGCGCCCTGCTGAACGAACTGGCCGCCTATCTGAAGCGGCGGCACGACGTGCGCGTGAAGATCGTCGCCGACGACGGCGAGACGGCCATGCGCAGCTACGACGGCAGCACCGGCACGCTGCGCCTGTCCGCCCTGCTGAACGGCCCCAGCCGCGCCTTCCACATGGCCCACCAGATCGCCCTTCTGGGCTTCGGCGACGTGATCGAGGAGCGGGTCGCCCAGGCGAAATTCTCCAGCGAGGACGCGCGGTCGATCTGCCGGGTCGGGCTCGCCAACTACTTCGCGGGGGCGCTGGTCCTGCCCTACCGCGCCTTCGCCGCCCAAGCCCGCGCGCTGCGCCACGACGTGGAGCAGTTGCAGAGCCGCTTCGGCGCCAGCTTCGAGCAGGTGTGCCACCGACTGTCCACCCTGCAGAGGCCGGGGGCGCGCGGCCTGCCCTTCTACTTCGTGCGGGTGGACATGGCCGGCAACATCACCAAGCGCCATTCGGCGACGCGCTTTCACTTCGCGCGCTTCGGCGGCGCCTGCCCGCTGTGGAACGTGCACGAGGCGTTCGCCCAGCCCGGCAAGATCCTGGTGCAGTTCGCCACCATGCCCGACCGCACCACCTACATCGGCATCGCCCGCACGGTGACCAAGCGCGGCGGCGCCTATCTGAAGCCGTCGCGCCAGTTCGCCGTCGGGCTCGGCTGCGAGGCGACCCACGCCAACGAGATCGTCTACGCCGCGGGTATCGACACCTCCAACGAGGCCGCCGCGGTGCCCATCGGGGTGAACTGCCGCATCTGCGAGCGCACCGACTGCCAGCAGCGCGCCTTCCCGCCCATCGGTAGCCAGCTGTCGGTGGACGAGCACCACCGCAGCTTCGTCCCCTACCTGTTCACCCAGGAGGGGCGGACCGTGGAAAAGGCTTGA
- a CDS encoding aspartate/glutamate racemase family protein: protein MTTPTARPLPQKTIGVLGGMSNQATAEYYRLLNDGLNARLGGWDNGEIVIVSVNFGNIEHFVRRNEWDAAQSYLTGKVDALERAGSDVILCVSNTLHRVVEPIMAERATPFIHIADPTGAAMRAAGLSRVALLGTMPTMLSDDLRRRYEERFGIEIMVPSDPDKATVDRIIFDELVRRDLRPESKAQYLEIIDRLAADGAQGVILGCTEIFLLVDQADRPEFPMFNTTALHATAAVAFALGE, encoded by the coding sequence ATGACGACGCCCACCGCCCGGCCCCTGCCCCAGAAGACCATCGGCGTCCTCGGCGGCATGAGCAACCAGGCCACCGCCGAGTACTACCGCCTGCTGAACGACGGGTTGAACGCCCGGCTCGGCGGCTGGGACAACGGCGAGATCGTCATCGTCAGCGTCAACTTCGGCAACATCGAGCATTTCGTCCGCCGGAACGAATGGGACGCCGCGCAGAGCTACCTGACCGGAAAGGTGGACGCGCTGGAACGTGCCGGGTCCGACGTGATCCTGTGCGTATCCAACACCTTGCACCGCGTGGTCGAGCCGATCATGGCGGAGCGCGCCACCCCTTTCATCCACATCGCCGACCCGACCGGTGCCGCGATGCGGGCCGCCGGCCTGTCGCGGGTCGCTCTGCTGGGCACCATGCCGACGATGCTCTCCGACGACCTGCGCCGCCGTTACGAGGAGCGCTTCGGCATCGAGATCATGGTGCCCTCCGACCCCGACAAGGCGACGGTCGACCGCATCATCTTCGACGAACTGGTGCGGCGCGATCTGCGCCCTGAATCCAAGGCCCAATACCTGGAAATCATCGACCGGCTGGCCGCCGACGGGGCGCAGGGGGTGATCCTCGGCTGCACGGAGATCTTCCTGCTGGTCGATCAGGCTGACCGGCCGGAATTCCCGATGTTCAACACGACGGCGCTCCACGCCACCGCCGCCGTGGCCTTCGCGCTGGGCGAATAA
- a CDS encoding glycosyltransferase family protein: MRFLLCGQGTSEILWSIHAALVDLGHESVLALPDISQDLIDRRIDVLFVLNLFDIPRPTVEMLRAYIAGLGVPPAVVHICLKHPLEEIGARSTEQIRETDLWMTENNISMWCMCRGSAEQSARLGLTRVFHEPLGVHRWIYASPAQGGSVDLYKRWMSHGTPGLQRHPYAAMKGPSDTGEAEASVRDCFLYLGQGWPDHIESGREPVPPAIHRHAEAVSAAMMERPTLHRLQAMDLCGLTEWSADPAWTLDFNRAFTIAFAVENRRRFALALRRGFGEVFSLWGNGWERFGIASEPVSSAPRNVYHAAGACLDFGSLAYDTAVFPRTLEIIKRDGLLVSWRHTDTDRLFGPHEDDLTFTGEADALQVLSALAGDADRRARLRSAHRDWAFEHLALTAILPRIIARLQD; this comes from the coding sequence GTGCGATTCCTTCTATGCGGCCAGGGCACGTCCGAAATCCTGTGGTCGATCCACGCGGCTCTGGTGGATCTCGGCCATGAGTCCGTACTGGCCTTGCCCGACATCTCGCAGGACCTGATCGACCGGCGGATCGACGTTCTGTTCGTTTTGAACCTGTTCGACATTCCCCGCCCGACGGTAGAGATGCTGCGCGCCTACATCGCCGGACTCGGCGTGCCGCCGGCCGTCGTCCACATCTGTCTGAAGCATCCGCTTGAGGAAATCGGTGCACGCTCGACGGAACAGATCCGCGAGACCGACCTGTGGATGACGGAAAACAACATTTCCATGTGGTGCATGTGCCGGGGATCGGCGGAGCAGTCCGCACGGCTCGGCCTGACGCGGGTGTTCCACGAGCCGCTCGGTGTCCATCGCTGGATCTACGCCAGCCCGGCGCAGGGCGGTTCCGTCGATCTCTACAAGCGTTGGATGTCGCACGGGACACCCGGCCTGCAACGCCATCCCTACGCCGCCATGAAGGGACCGTCCGACACGGGAGAGGCGGAGGCCTCGGTGCGCGACTGCTTCCTCTATCTGGGGCAAGGCTGGCCGGACCACATCGAATCCGGCCGCGAGCCGGTTCCCCCGGCGATCCACCGCCATGCGGAAGCCGTGTCCGCCGCGATGATGGAGCGGCCGACGCTGCACAGGCTGCAGGCCATGGACCTGTGCGGACTGACGGAATGGTCGGCGGACCCGGCCTGGACGCTGGATTTCAACCGTGCCTTCACCATCGCCTTCGCCGTTGAGAACCGCCGCCGTTTCGCCCTCGCCCTCAGGCGCGGCTTCGGCGAGGTTTTCTCGCTCTGGGGCAATGGCTGGGAACGGTTTGGGATCGCTTCCGAACCGGTATCATCCGCGCCACGCAACGTCTATCACGCCGCCGGAGCCTGCCTGGATTTCGGCAGCCTCGCCTATGATACGGCGGTCTTCCCAAGGACGCTGGAAATCATCAAACGGGACGGGTTGCTGGTGAGCTGGCGGCACACGGACACGGACCGGCTGTTCGGCCCGCATGAGGATGACCTGACCTTCACCGGCGAGGCGGACGCGCTTCAGGTCCTGTCGGCACTGGCCGGAGATGCCGACCGCCGCGCAAGGCTGCGCTCGGCACATCGGGACTGGGCCTTCGAACACCTGGCCCTCACCGCCATCCTTCCAAGGATCATCGCGAGGTTGCAGGACTGA